Below is a genomic region from Fundulus heteroclitus isolate FHET01 chromosome 5, MU-UCD_Fhet_4.1, whole genome shotgun sequence.
cccctagtggctaaacgttacacagtgctgctttaagtaCAGTACGCAAGTAAAGTTACTTAATAGCGTTCCGCGAGCAAGCTATTTTTAtaacgtgacgtcatatcacgtggtacgaGGTAGGACAAACATGCGTTgtcctccactctttcgctgtatGTTActcttggttttactcggtaaaacgactgctttttccaagtctaagacgtctcctaaccatggtttttaaacattgttgttatggaacgtgcaacagcgactcgaggtacgctgataggccgcatatgaaggatgttaaagccgcaagcggcgtcgatcggccctcgcagccaagcgccgctccggcctattggccactgcagatgctgtcacgcattttccccgcccgtccaccgggcgattcacacgaacgcgttcggcagtgttcccccatgactcacaaaaaatctggtgcagatcggtcgatgcagcgaggagatacagccattgaataatgaaaatgcatttggccaccggaccggactaaatcgttcagCGGAccggacaatttataccgattcctggacggagattacaaacagaaaaaaacggcctattacgccatgaacgccgagcaggacaaaaacatcgacttacctttctatcaactcggcccgttttccagtctttctaagccctcgacactcaagccatcgtttgagctgaacgttggtatgttgttcgacggttctaccagtaaactggGCGCCTGGGACATCCTCTTGcgatagtttaacagctgaaaagtcggtcatatcgttgtatctgttgcacatgtaatggctggttgctacgtgcgctctcacactgtttgtcctaccttagcggcaaggggcgttgctcatgagatggtgacgtcacgtgcgcggtacgctattacACCTCTGGCAGCAGGTGGCGGCAGGGTGCCAGACCCCTTGGTGTGGTGTTGTTTGGGCCATGGCCTGGAGTGGTGTGCTCCCATCAGGTGGCTAATGGCTCAGGGGACTCAGAGCTTGGCCTGCGTGGCAGGAGAGGGCCAGTGGGCCTCCCCGCCCTATGGCTCACCATGTGCCCCTTTAGCCCTGGAGGGTGCTGTTCGAGTGCTTCACTGATTACATATGTCCATGTGGGGCGTATGACTACCCTGGGGTGGTGCCTTGTGTACATCTGCTGAGCCTGCTGTGGTCTTTCTTCCTGTCTTTTGCTGCTCTTGAGTGCTGTGTGTTGCAGGCCTTCTACCATTTTTGACACTAAAAACTGCTCACCTCCAGGTGACGAACTCACATTCGGCCATTcaacacaacccccccccccccacacacacacacacacacacacatacacaaccacacacacacaccgacacAGAAATAATCCAAATGGTTGAAGGCCATACAAACACTGGTTACTATTATGTCAATGTGGCCTGCCTACTTTGATGCTGGATCATgtcttgattttaaaaagttaatcaTGCACTTAGTTTTCCATCCTTTTTGTAGAACATTCCCTGGCATATGTAGGCAACCGGCTTTTCTATATGGTATAGCACCTGAAACGTAATAACAggacatgtggaaaaaaataagaactgGCATCAGAATGCCAGCTCATTTACAAAAACAGTGACAACATCTttcctttacatttttacttcCAACACTTGAATTTTCTCGTAGTCTTTAAAAATGGATCCTTGAGGGATTTCCTGTCTAGAGGCCACACTGATATATTTGTTGGGGCAGATTTTACAGGAGCAAAAAAAGAGCTAAAATCCTTTTAGTGAGACCAACTACCAGTGGTACTTGGGAAGTtgttagtgttttgtttttttgaaataaattcttataaataataaataattcttTGTGGGGTAAAGACAAAGAAATTATCTTAGTAGTAAAGCTAATAAGCAGTAATGGCACCATGAAGTCTTTTCATCAGGAACGTCTGAGAAGACCAGTGCATTTCGGAATACATGGAGAACTTCCAGTATGAACTGAGGCAAAGTTAAGCAGAAACAAGTGCTGGGGGCTGATTATGCTGTGTGTTTACCTGTGAGGTTGGAACTCTGACGTGGGAATGACATGAAACCTAGCATAACCATAGTGCTCAATTCACTCTTTTTCTTACATTTGTCTGACGGCACATCCCCAACGTGCAGCAACAAGGCGCCTAATCTGCTAAAGGGAAAATAATGTCCACACAGGTACAGTTAAAAATGAGTGGGATCAGTGACCAGTCTAACTGCTATTAGCATTAAAAGCTAATAACGTTGTGGTTCTTTGAATTTGTTACCTTGAATCACTGAAACAAATTGCAGACATTCATTTTTCACACAAAGCAGCCATGCTAGACTTTCAGGTGTAGTCAGTCATGCAGATTTTTAATCCAGGGGAACTTCATGGTAACTtctcttatttttaatttcaaataataTCAAAATTAAATAGCCCTTTTCGGCCGATCGTGCAGTGGCAATGGATGAGAACAATCTTTGTGTCACAACTAACTGAAAAGTCTAAGTCCTGTGAtactgctgttttaaaatgtctcttcttttctctcttgAGATGGCAGAAAATATAGTATTAAACGTAATGATTAAAAATCCATAGGGctactatattttttttaaatatacctTTTAGTCAAGTATTTAGTTTGCATACAATCTAATGCCCAtgataatatttgtttttgtttttgttttgtctacCAGGTGAATCAATGAGCCAGCAATGGAGACCAAAGGATACCAAAGTTTCTTTGATGGAGACAACGACACAGATAATAAATGGTCTCAAGCCCCCAGCACGATGGAGTACTCCTGCAGCACAGAGGATTCCAGTTTGACCAGCAGTGACATCCTGATGGACGTAGTCAATgtcagctgctctgctggaagCCTGGTAACCGACAGCAAAGACAATAATACCAAGAAGCAGGAGCAGCCAACACTTCAGCTCAGCCAGAACCAGCCATTTGTTCTCCCACACTTTAACAACACCCTGCACGGTCTTAAACAGGAAATGGACTCCAAGGAGCTTTCTAAGACTGTGGCTGAGTCTATGGGCCTGTACATGAACGCTGCCAGGGAGGCGGACTTTGCTTTTAGCCATCATGGAGGCAACACAAGTCCGGGGAAACCTTTTCCAATCTGTGGACGCTCACTTGAAGAGAAACAATGTGGCTCCAAAAAGAGCCCTAAGCTGAAACCGTTTGGTTTTCAACCGCCAGGTGCCACACCCAGGGAATGCACCACCGGGACTTCAGTCAGCTCGGCGTCTATGCTCACGTCCTCCCTGTCCTGCAGTCCTCAGACCTCGAGCTGCATTTCAAGCCCTGGGGGCAGCAACAACATGGTGTCGTCTACAACCAGCCCTACATGCTTTGGCCCACTATGCTCATCTGTCAGCAGCCCTGGGAGCCAGACTTTGTGTGCGGCAACCCTAGCCAACATCAAGTGCAGGAATTCAGTCACATGTAGCCCCGTAGAGTCCAGTACAGTTGGCTCACCTCCACTGACCAGTCCGCTTAATGTCATGAGGTCCCCCATGTCCAGCCCACAGAGTATGAGCAGTGTGAGATCCCCTCCGTCCTGCAGCACTACATGTAACATTAGGTCGTCTGTTTCCAGTCCCACGGGTGGCACTTGTGCAACCGCTGCTAATAACGGCAACGTGGCAAGACTGTCCATCTCCAGTCCCGCCTCGGGGGGTCCTATGGCTGCCAGCAGCCCTCAGAACCCTTCCTCTGTTGGATTTCCTGTGTCCAGTCCTGCTGGGGGGCTAGGTTTGGTTCAGAACGACACCAACAGTCCAGAGGCAGAAGGGATGAGCAGAGACACAGATTTCAAAAACTTTGAGTTCCCTAAAGTAGAAATGGTGGACGGGGAGGTGTTCAGTGTGGGGTTGGACCAGATGGGAATGGTTAAGTACATTAAGAATGAACCTGAAACTGACTTCAGGAGCATGTGCTTAGGCAGCTCCAAATGTAATGTGAGCAGCGCACCTTTAATCACACAGATTAAGAGTGAGCCAAACAAAAACGAGGGTTGCATGAACCAGCAGCCCTTTGGTGAACCATCGCCTCCCCTCGGTCTCTTCCCTGCTTCCGAGACCACGTACTTGTCCCTGAGGAATAACATTGACGAGTACAGTCTCTCTGGGATCTTGGGGCCCCCGGTCTCTTCTGTGAATGGGAACTACGAGGCAGACTTGTTCTCCAACAACGTACTGTCTAAAGGGGTTAAGCAGGAGTCCACGGACGGCAGCTATTACCAAGAGAATAACAGCATGTCCACATCCGCCATTGTTGGAGTTAATTCCGGAGGACACTCATTCCATTACCAGATTGGAGCGCAAGGAACAATGTCATTCACACGGCATGACATGAGAGACCCGTCCAACCCTTTGTTGAATCTAATTTCACCCGTAACGGCGTTAATGGAGTCGTGGAAATCTCGGCCAGGGATGTCACAGGGGTCGCTGTCAGCCAGGAGTGAAGGCTTCTCGGGACAAGGCTGCATCGCTGACAGCATGTCAAGGTAAGCGGAAGATACGGTCCCTAAGGAGCCTCTGTCTGTGCTACTTCGGTATACTGCTGAAAATTCGGAGAGCCGGTTCACTTTTACTCAATAACAGTTCGGTGTATCTTTCAGAGTATTCCTCTTGAATGTTTCATAAGGGATGTTTATTTTGAGAAGTGCAAAATGGAATCAGCGGCACTTAAAGCACTTAAAATGCATTGTGACACAGTGGGAAGAGGAATTACACAACGAGGTTCAGGTCGCAGACATAACATCATTTTTCTTGTCACTGCCCTTTGCTGTGCTGCGACACTGAGGCAAAGTTTAGCTCTTATCTGCAACCGATCCATAAATATTGGCAAATCTTATTGGTTTCTTATCAAGACGTCTAGCTGAGAGCTCCTCCAGTGCAAAAAGCTGTTTATTGTAGGCTGTTGCAagcattataaaaaataaatgtccgATCATAACAAGCTTTCTGTTGCCAAACGTGTAATAAACAGCTGATTATGCTGTGAGGGTTGGGATTGAAACAAAACACCCTGACCTAAGGTAAAATACATCGGTGCTAGCTGCTACGATGGTAAAAATAGAACCCAGATGTTGCGCTTCAGTTCAGTTCTGGTCTGAACAGCTGTATTTGGAGGAGATAAATTATTAAGGTGTTCATTTTTAATCCATAATCTAGCCCATTAAAACACAacagtggtggaaaaaaaaccttatcATAACCAGATGCGTATTAAACAAGAGGGAAAATTACTGAACCAGATGTTGGTCTTCAGGTGATAAACACATTGCTATATCACCAGTTTATGGATGAGATGTCAGTGACACATATTTTATGGGCTAGAGAGAAAACTCATCTGAGCAAAGTCATAAAAGACTTCCGGCTTACCTGCAGAGCTTTAGATAAAAACTGTGACGCGAGTTGTAAGCAAACTTCTGTTGGTTTGTTGCTTTATATGAAGCTCTGCTGGGATGATTTTGTACGTCACTTTGTTCTGCTGGACTAACAGGCTGTGGTACGGTTCCGTTCAACAAAATCATCAAGTGGAGATTCATCTTACTAAGAATTATTTTTCTCAAGCTCTCACTGATTGTCCTGCTGTTTAGTTTTTAAGTTGTCTTCATGTCAGTCACTGTCATTTTTTGGTACTGGTTAAGAGTCAGGGACTAGAAGATACAGCACCTTGCAGAaaattcacaccccttgaacattttacatttcCCCTCTCCCCCTTTTGGACATGAAgtgataaaacaacacaaagcagtgcataatcGGGGAAAGAGAAATTAcaaatttctgttgttttaaacaaTCCAGAGTGTGACAGGGTTATTTTGTTACATGAATATTCACTGATCTGAACCGTTCACTCTTAGCTCTGGTTGAATTACTCGGCTCGTTCTGCTGGGGGGTGAACCTCTCCCCCTGTATCAAGTCTTTTGAAGCATTCAACAAGTTTTTCTGCATAATTGTCCTCCATCCACAGCTCATCAACTTTGCTTCCCAGTTGCTGTTGAAGCTAGGCTTCTCAGCAGCCTGATGCTGAGCCCACTATGTTTTGCTgcagggatggtgtgttcagggtgatgtgctatgttagttttctgttttttcatgcTGGCTAAAAAgttcattttggtctcatctgatcagaacACCCTGTTTTCACACGTCTTGcagcaaactgcaaacatgacTTTCATGACTGACTGTCTGACTTTCTCcgatgacctttttttttttgtgactctTCCATAAGGATACTAATACTTTTGATATCGACAGGCTCTGCCAGCTGAgctgtgcatctctgcagctcctccagagttagcatGGGCCTCTTGACTGCTTCTCCGATCATTGCTCTCCTTGCTTGACTTGTCAGTTTTCGTGGACGGCCACATCTTGgttggtttgcagttgtgccatggaccatccgtttttttttaatattgcttgtgcaaattctcagcaaacaggcttaaatcggaggcaaccggactttctctcagtttttctgaaaatgtttcgacacctatccaggagtctttgtcaattctggcagCTCACACTTgagtttgctgtttttaaataattgattGGATAGAACTCCTTGAAGTTTGCAAcgtgtaaaatattttctgagTACCTAACccagctttaaacttctccacagtgTTCTCGctgacctttctgctgtgttcATTGATTTccatgatgctgcttgttcactAATGTCCGCTAACAacgtctgaggccttcacagaacagctgcatatGTACtaatattaaattacacacatgtGAGCTCTGCCTATGACTTCTGACAGATTTATTTAGACATGTCAAATGTATGTTACAAACATATGGCAAACAATTCATGTATTTTATTcacagaaaaaagacaaaccacCAAACATTTTAGGCTACACGGTGGTAGATTAcgactgttgccttgcagcacaAAGGTTCTGGTTTGGAATTTGGGACTGGGATTTTTCCACATAGCTTGTTCTACCTGTCCATGCACGGGTTCTGTATAGGTACCATGGCTTCCTTCCAGAGTACAGATACAGGACTG
It encodes:
- the nr3c2 gene encoding mineralocorticoid receptor translates to METKGYQSFFDGDNDTDNKWSQAPSTMEYSCSTEDSSLTSSDILMDVVNVSCSAGSLVTDSKDNNTKKQEQPTLQLSQNQPFVLPHFNNTLHGLKQEMDSKELSKTVAESMGLYMNAAREADFAFSHHGGNTSPGKPFPICGRSLEEKQCGSKKSPKLKPFGFQPPGATPRECTTGTSVSSASMLTSSLSCSPQTSSCISSPGGSNNMVSSTTSPTCFGPLCSSVSSPGSQTLCAATLANIKCRNSVTCSPVESSTVGSPPLTSPLNVMRSPMSSPQSMSSVRSPPSCSTTCNIRSSVSSPTGGTCATAANNGNVARLSISSPASGGPMAASSPQNPSSVGFPVSSPAGGLGLVQNDTNSPEAEGMSRDTDFKNFEFPKVEMVDGEVFSVGLDQMGMVKYIKNEPETDFRSMCLGSSKCNVSSAPLITQIKSEPNKNEGCMNQQPFGEPSPPLGLFPASETTYLSLRNNIDEYSLSGILGPPVSSVNGNYEADLFSNNVLSKGVKQESTDGSYYQENNSMSTSAIVGVNSGGHSFHYQIGAQGTMSFTRHDMRDPSNPLLNLISPVTALMESWKSRPGMSQGSLSARSEGFSGQGCIADSMSSSALRQPSSTAKVCLVCGDEASGCHYGVVTCGSCKVFFKRAVEGQHNYLCAGRNDCIIDKIRRKNCPACRVRKCLQAGMNLGARKSKKLKLKGVNEDLQSSKDGQIATGGVGGGYLSSEKELNASAASALVPHGPGVVTPFLPPSICSVLELIEPEEVYSGYDNAQPDTTDHLLSSLNRLAGKQMVRMVKWAKVLPGFRGLPIEDQITLIQYSWMCLSSFCLSWRSYKHTNGQMLYFAPDLIFNEERMRQSAMYDLCLAMRQVSQEFVRLQLTYDEFLSMKVLLLLSTVPKEGLKNQAAFEEMRVNYIKELRRSVGKATNNSGQTWQRFFQLTKLLDAMHDLVGNLLDFCFYTFRESQALKVEFPEMLVEIIRDQIPMVESGLTHTIYFHKK